A DNA window from Altererythrobacter sp. B11 contains the following coding sequences:
- the pyrE gene encoding orotate phosphoribosyltransferase, giving the protein MTEDEVLTEFRASGALLEGHFRLSSGLHSAYYLQCARVLMNAERAGTLARALVQTLPRDLRASIDKVVSPAMGGLIIGHEVGRALDKDAMFLERPSGTFELRRGFTLAKGEKVLMVEDVVTTGLSSREAIAAVRDAGAQVIAEAALVDRSGGTVDLGVPFYPLISLNFPTYPEDALPPELAARPLEQPGSRKQ; this is encoded by the coding sequence ATGACCGAAGACGAGGTTCTCACCGAGTTCCGCGCGAGCGGCGCCCTGCTGGAAGGGCATTTTCGCCTCTCCTCCGGCCTGCACAGCGCCTATTACCTGCAATGCGCCCGCGTGCTGATGAATGCGGAACGGGCGGGTACGCTGGCCCGCGCGCTGGTGCAGACACTCCCGCGCGACCTGCGCGCCTCCATCGACAAGGTCGTGTCACCCGCGATGGGCGGGCTCATCATCGGCCACGAAGTCGGCCGCGCGCTCGACAAGGATGCGATGTTCCTCGAACGGCCTTCGGGAACGTTCGAGCTGCGCCGCGGCTTCACTCTCGCCAAGGGGGAGAAGGTGCTGATGGTGGAAGACGTGGTGACCACGGGCCTTTCCAGCCGCGAAGCTATTGCCGCCGTGCGCGATGCCGGCGCGCAGGTGATCGCCGAGGCCGCGCTGGTGGACCGTTCCGGCGGGACGGTGGATCTGGGCGTGCCCTTCTATCCGCTCATCTCGCTCAACTTTCCGACCTATCCCGAAGACGCCCTGCCGCCCGAGCTGGCGGCGCGTCCGCTGGAGCAGCCGGGGAGCCGCAAGCAGTGA
- the lepB gene encoding signal peptidase I, whose protein sequence is MSDSPPDRAAPPSAAKPAGQEEPKKVNWMAEVRGLALMLLAVLAFHTFIAKPFYIPSGSMLPNLLVGDRLIVSKYPYGWSWVSASFHILPRSKARLAPATPEYGDIVIAVPPDRAEDYIKRVVGLPGDRIAMVNGQIILNGRPVPQEAAPPVQLDEDSQVCDGHPCYDSFLPYRTRLPDGRTVYEPPTYRETLPNGASYLIIDHLRQPLDNFAEITIPEDSVFLMGDNRDHSADSRAPVYERGLGGPVPMANIGGRAEIVTFSLDGSSTWNPISWFEALRGGRAWMSLRPARAEAGDEDGSK, encoded by the coding sequence ATGTCCGATTCCCCTCCAGATCGTGCCGCCCCGCCCTCTGCCGCGAAGCCCGCGGGGCAGGAGGAGCCGAAGAAGGTCAACTGGATGGCCGAGGTGCGCGGGCTGGCGCTGATGCTGCTGGCGGTGCTCGCCTTCCACACCTTCATCGCCAAGCCGTTCTACATCCCCAGCGGCAGCATGCTGCCAAACCTGCTGGTGGGCGACCGGCTGATCGTGAGCAAATATCCCTATGGCTGGAGCTGGGTCTCCGCCTCCTTCCATATTCTGCCGCGCAGCAAGGCGCGGCTGGCACCCGCCACCCCCGAGTATGGCGACATCGTCATCGCCGTACCGCCCGATCGCGCGGAGGATTACATCAAGCGCGTGGTGGGCCTGCCCGGCGACCGGATCGCCATGGTGAACGGCCAGATCATCCTGAACGGCCGGCCCGTGCCGCAGGAAGCCGCCCCGCCCGTGCAGCTGGACGAAGACAGCCAGGTGTGTGACGGGCATCCGTGCTACGACAGCTTCCTGCCCTATCGCACGCGCCTGCCGGACGGGCGAACGGTGTATGAGCCGCCGACCTATCGCGAAACCCTGCCCAACGGCGCCAGCTATCTGATCATCGATCACCTGCGCCAGCCGCTGGACAATTTCGCCGAGATCACCATCCCGGAAGACAGCGTGTTCCTGATGGGCGACAATCGCGACCATTCGGCCGACAGCCGCGCGCCGGTGTATGAGCGGGGCCTTGGCGGGCCGGTGCCGATGGCGAATATCGGCGGACGGGCGGAAATCGTCACCTTCTCGCTCGACGGCAGCTCCACCTGGAATCCGATCAGCTGGTTCGAAGCTCTGCGCGGCGGCCGCGCATGGATGAGCCTGCGCCCCGCCCGGGCCGAAGCCGGGGACGAAGATGGCAGCAAGTGA
- the acpS gene encoding holo-ACP synthase, translating to MIIGLGSDLCNIERIQASLDRWGEKFEQRCFTEVEIAKARRRVLTRAGTYAKRFAAKEAFSKAVGTGFKRGVFHKDIGVVNAPSGAPTLHLTGGAALRLAELVPQAHEAVIHLTLTDDHPWAQAFVVIEARPL from the coding sequence ATGATCATCGGCCTCGGTTCGGACTTGTGCAATATCGAGCGCATCCAGGCCTCGCTCGACCGCTGGGGCGAGAAGTTCGAGCAGCGCTGCTTCACCGAGGTGGAGATCGCCAAGGCGCGCCGGCGGGTGCTCACCCGCGCCGGCACCTACGCCAAGAGATTCGCGGCCAAGGAAGCGTTCTCGAAGGCGGTGGGCACCGGTTTCAAGCGCGGCGTGTTCCACAAGGACATCGGCGTGGTCAACGCGCCCTCCGGCGCGCCGACGCTGCATCTCACCGGCGGGGCCGCCTTGCGCCTTGCGGAACTGGTGCCGCAGGCCCATGAGGCCGTCATTCATCTTACCCTCACAGACGATCACCCATGGGCGCAGGCCTTCGTCGTGATCGAGGCCCGGCCCCTATGA
- a CDS encoding pyridoxine 5'-phosphate synthase: MNLPAPARLRLGVNIDHVATIRNARGGDHPDPVRAAEIVASVGGDGITAHLREDRRHIRDADLKRISEATALPLNLEMAATEEMVQIALAHRPHAACIVPEKREERTTEGGLDAAGLHNQLQPVVSRLTDAGIRVSLFIAPEERQIEAALRLGAPVVELHTGEYAHATGEQVAVELKRVADMAALAAKSGIEPHAGHGLTYENVQPVAAIPQLAELNIGHYLIGEAVFVGLEAAVRRMRELMDAAR, encoded by the coding sequence GTGAACCTGCCCGCGCCCGCCCGGCTGCGGCTGGGCGTGAACATCGATCACGTCGCCACCATCCGCAATGCGCGTGGCGGCGATCATCCCGATCCCGTGCGCGCGGCAGAGATCGTCGCCAGCGTTGGGGGTGACGGCATCACTGCGCACCTGCGCGAGGATCGCCGCCACATCCGCGACGCCGATCTGAAGCGCATCAGCGAAGCGACGGCGCTGCCGCTGAACCTGGAAATGGCGGCGACGGAGGAGATGGTGCAGATCGCGCTTGCGCACCGGCCGCATGCCGCCTGCATCGTTCCCGAAAAGCGCGAAGAACGCACCACCGAAGGCGGCCTGGACGCGGCCGGGCTGCACAACCAGCTGCAGCCGGTGGTCTCGCGCCTTACCGATGCGGGGATCCGCGTGAGCCTGTTCATCGCCCCGGAGGAACGCCAGATCGAGGCCGCGCTGCGGCTCGGCGCCCCGGTGGTGGAGTTGCACACGGGTGAATATGCCCATGCCACAGGCGAGCAGGTGGCCGTGGAGCTGAAGCGCGTGGCGGATATGGCCGCGCTCGCCGCCAAGAGCGGGATCGAGCCGCATGCGGGGCACGGCCTCACCTATGAGAATGTCCAGCCGGTCGCCGCGATTCCGCAGCTGGCCGAGCTGAACATCGGGCATTACCTGATCGGCGAAGCGGTGTTCGTGGGGCTGGAGGCAGCGGTGCGCCGCATGCGCGAGCTGATGGATGCAGCGCGGTGA
- a CDS encoding DUF3089 domain-containing protein: MARKFLYGFAFLILIVVAALFALRIWSDRLAEIALVPTSAFVEQQALAQNAYEDPVMWFSRPGILPEKNPARWQPSTAPSASGATQAGGAPAPAPAEPQAPATPPAPAPHFAVFFVHPTSYLQRAQWNAPLDDPESQARARIFLRGMASPFAAATEIWAPRYRQATFGAFLTDAPEAQRAIDAAYRDVEQAFDYFLESVDPNEPIVLVGHSQGSLHILRLLKERIAGTPLQARVAMAYPVGWPISLEHDLPALGLPACKMADEAGCVASWVSFAEPAEPESLLRRYGASIGFDGQPRGDGPVLCVNPLTGTEGGEAPASANLGTLVPNADLTAGELVPGAVPARCDSRGLLLIGDPPELGPYVLPGNNYHVYDIPLFWANLRQDVARRLGTWTAAH, translated from the coding sequence ATGGCACGTAAGTTCCTCTATGGCTTCGCATTCCTGATTCTGATCGTGGTCGCGGCGCTGTTCGCGCTGCGCATCTGGTCGGACAGGCTGGCGGAGATCGCGCTGGTCCCCACGAGCGCGTTCGTGGAGCAGCAGGCGCTGGCGCAGAACGCCTATGAGGATCCGGTCATGTGGTTCTCCCGCCCCGGTATCCTGCCGGAGAAGAACCCCGCGCGCTGGCAGCCTTCGACCGCCCCCTCCGCCTCCGGCGCCACGCAAGCGGGCGGGGCGCCAGCTCCCGCGCCTGCCGAGCCGCAGGCACCGGCCACCCCGCCCGCACCGGCGCCGCATTTCGCCGTCTTCTTCGTCCACCCGACCAGCTATCTGCAGCGCGCCCAATGGAACGCGCCGCTGGACGATCCCGAATCGCAGGCGCGTGCGCGCATCTTCCTGCGCGGCATGGCGAGCCCCTTCGCTGCCGCCACCGAGATCTGGGCACCGCGTTATCGCCAGGCAACCTTCGGTGCTTTCCTGACCGACGCGCCGGAGGCGCAGCGCGCGATCGACGCCGCCTATCGCGACGTGGAGCAGGCGTTCGACTATTTCCTCGAAAGCGTGGATCCGAACGAGCCGATCGTTCTGGTTGGCCACAGCCAGGGGTCGTTGCATATCCTGCGCCTGCTGAAGGAGCGGATCGCCGGAACCCCGCTGCAGGCGCGCGTCGCAATGGCCTATCCGGTGGGCTGGCCGATCTCGCTGGAGCATGACCTTCCCGCACTGGGGCTGCCGGCGTGCAAGATGGCGGACGAAGCCGGCTGCGTGGCCAGCTGGGTGAGCTTCGCGGAACCGGCCGAACCCGAATCGCTGCTGCGGCGCTATGGCGCCTCCATCGGCTTCGACGGGCAGCCGCGCGGCGACGGGCCGGTGCTATGCGTCAATCCGCTGACCGGCACGGAGGGTGGCGAGGCGCCGGCTTCGGCAAATCTCGGCACGCTGGTCCCCAATGCCGATCTCACCGCCGGCGAACTGGTGCCCGGCGCTGTCCCCGCCCGCTGCGATTCGCGCGGCCTGCTGCTGATCGGCGATCCCCCCGAACTCGGCCCCTATGTCCTCCCCGGCAACAATTACCACGTCTATGACATCCCGCTGTTCTGGGCCAATCTGCGGCAGGACGTGGCACGGAGGCTGGGCACATGGACGGCAGCGCACTGA
- the coxB gene encoding cytochrome c oxidase subunit II, producing the protein MRIGDLARKRLHVMSFLAAMLAVLAVPQVASAQDAAAPAAATAAAPADAAPAADAAAPAAAVPADGEVYRPLGPDMIKGQPHSGAITFQDQYSPNGEYALWMHDWVLMPIIAAITLLVLGLLLVVMTLYNRRKNPVPSKTSHNTLIEVIWTGVPVLILVIIAVPSITLLSRQYKSAPENALTIKVTGYQWYWGYSYPDNGGFEVISNMMPDEEAVAKGLPPQLAVDHRMVVPVGEPIRIQTFGADVIHSFAVPSLWFKLDAVPGRINERELFIEEPGIYYGQCSELCGARHGYMPIAVEAVPRAQFDAWVRLQGGTVGGAEQPTTAPALIAPDSAIEGAPAAGEAPEANTPNVTPGAEA; encoded by the coding sequence ATGAGAATCGGCGATCTCGCCCGCAAGCGGTTGCATGTCATGTCTTTTCTCGCGGCGATGCTCGCGGTTCTGGCGGTTCCTCAGGTCGCTTCGGCGCAGGACGCTGCTGCGCCTGCCGCGGCCACTGCCGCCGCGCCTGCGGATGCCGCTCCGGCAGCGGATGCGGCCGCACCCGCTGCTGCTGTGCCGGCAGATGGTGAAGTCTACCGCCCGCTCGGGCCGGACATGATCAAGGGTCAGCCGCATTCCGGCGCGATCACCTTCCAGGATCAGTATTCGCCCAACGGCGAATATGCGCTGTGGATGCACGACTGGGTGCTGATGCCGATCATCGCGGCGATCACCCTGCTGGTGCTGGGGCTGCTGCTGGTGGTGATGACCCTGTACAACCGCCGCAAGAACCCGGTGCCTTCGAAGACCAGCCACAACACGCTGATCGAAGTGATCTGGACGGGCGTTCCCGTGCTGATCCTGGTGATCATTGCCGTGCCTTCGATCACGCTGCTTTCGCGCCAGTACAAGAGCGCGCCGGAAAATGCGCTGACCATCAAGGTCACCGGCTACCAGTGGTATTGGGGCTATTCCTATCCGGACAATGGCGGCTTCGAAGTCATCTCCAACATGATGCCGGACGAAGAAGCGGTGGCGAAGGGCCTGCCGCCGCAGCTGGCCGTGGATCACCGCATGGTGGTGCCGGTGGGCGAGCCGATCCGTATCCAGACCTTCGGGGCGGACGTGATCCACTCCTTCGCGGTGCCGAGCCTGTGGTTCAAGCTGGACGCCGTGCCGGGCCGCATCAACGAGCGTGAGCTCTTCATCGAAGAGCCGGGCATCTACTACGGCCAGTGTTCGGAACTGTGCGGCGCCCGCCACGGCTACATGCCGATCGCGGTGGAAGCCGTTCCGCGGGCCCAGTTCGACGCCTGGGTTCGCTTGCAGGGCGGCACCGTTGGCGGTGCGGAACAGCCCACCACCGCTCCGGCGCTGATCGCTCCCGACTCC
- the ruvX gene encoding Holliday junction resolvase RuvX — MDGSALITEQAAEFRDALPDGGALIGLDLGSKTIGTAFCDAGWNFATAAKTLPKGKFSRDKAVIEGLIAERRVKGIVIGLPLNMDGTGGPRAQASRAFARNLSVIGLPVLLWDERWSTQSAERDMIAMDMSRAKRAERIDAHAAAVILQAAIDRLAGGLF; from the coding sequence ATGGACGGCAGCGCACTGATCACCGAACAGGCGGCGGAATTCCGCGATGCCCTGCCGGACGGCGGGGCGCTGATCGGGCTCGACCTGGGCAGCAAGACGATCGGCACCGCCTTTTGCGACGCCGGGTGGAACTTCGCCACCGCCGCCAAGACCCTGCCCAAGGGCAAGTTTTCCCGTGACAAGGCCGTAATCGAAGGACTGATTGCGGAACGCCGCGTGAAGGGCATCGTCATCGGCCTGCCGCTCAACATGGATGGCACCGGTGGCCCGCGCGCCCAGGCGAGCCGCGCCTTTGCCCGCAATCTTTCCGTGATCGGCCTGCCCGTGCTGCTGTGGGACGAGCGCTGGTCCACCCAATCGGCCGAGCGCGACATGATCGCCATGGACATGAGCCGGGCGAAGCGCGCGGAACGGATCGACGCCCACGCCGCCGCCGTGATCCTGCAGGCCGCGATAGACCGACTGGCAGGCGGCCTGTTTTAG
- a CDS encoding AI-2E family transporter, with translation MAASDQPGYDELEDNRASPANISNPELRLEAKRAFIWTSVVGLFALIVYISQSLLVIFGGLVFAAMVDGGARLIGRFLPIRRTLRIALVLLLGTGFLIWLGFFAGSQISQEAAQFPHIIDNQASAFINWLDRQGFAIRPENLQQIAGQLMTGVGTVTRAIGGIFGGMTTLFLIAIIGIYVALEPRLYERGLAWMLPRQRRHRFYDTVSEMAATMRRLMAGRIVGMVFEGIFTWLMLWAYGVPMAALLGILTGMLAFIPNVGAVVSGILMVLVGFSGGVDMGLYTVFVYFLVQTFDGYVVVPLIAKKTVDLAPALVLGAQLIMGILFGILGLFLADPLMAMIKVALERRSAFNGEDSTAAAEADGT, from the coding sequence ATGGCAGCAAGTGACCAACCCGGCTACGACGAGCTGGAGGACAACCGGGCGAGCCCCGCCAACATAAGCAATCCCGAATTGCGGCTGGAGGCCAAGCGCGCCTTCATCTGGACCAGCGTGGTCGGCCTCTTCGCGCTGATCGTCTACATCTCGCAATCGCTGCTGGTGATCTTCGGCGGGCTGGTGTTCGCGGCCATGGTGGATGGCGGCGCGCGGCTGATCGGGCGGTTTTTGCCGATCCGGCGCACGCTGCGCATCGCGCTGGTGCTGCTGTTGGGCACCGGCTTCCTGATCTGGCTGGGCTTCTTCGCCGGATCGCAGATTTCGCAGGAAGCCGCGCAATTCCCGCATATCATCGACAATCAGGCCTCCGCCTTCATCAATTGGCTGGACCGGCAGGGCTTTGCCATTCGGCCGGAGAACCTGCAGCAGATCGCTGGCCAGCTGATGACCGGCGTAGGCACAGTGACGCGCGCGATCGGCGGCATTTTCGGCGGGATGACCACGCTGTTCCTGATCGCGATCATCGGCATCTACGTGGCGCTGGAACCGCGCCTGTACGAACGCGGGCTCGCCTGGATGCTGCCGCGCCAGCGCCGCCACCGCTTCTACGATACGGTATCGGAAATGGCCGCCACCATGCGCCGGCTGATGGCCGGGCGCATCGTCGGCATGGTGTTCGAAGGCATTTTCACCTGGCTGATGCTGTGGGCCTATGGCGTGCCCATGGCCGCGCTGCTGGGCATCTTGACCGGGATGCTGGCCTTCATCCCCAATGTCGGGGCGGTCGTTTCCGGCATCCTGATGGTGCTGGTGGGCTTTTCGGGCGGCGTGGACATGGGCCTCTACACCGTGTTCGTCTATTTCCTCGTGCAGACCTTCGATGGTTATGTGGTCGTGCCGCTGATCGCGAAGAAAACGGTGGACCTGGCCCCGGCGCTGGTGCTCGGCGCACAGCTCATCATGGGCATCCTGTTCGGCATCCTGGGCTTGTTCCTGGCCGATCCGCTGATGGCGATGATCAAGGTGGCGCTGGAGCGGCGCTCCGCCTTCAACGGCGAGGATTCCACTGCCGCGGCGGAGGCCGATGGCACGTAA